From Triticum urartu cultivar G1812 chromosome 2, Tu2.1, whole genome shotgun sequence, a single genomic window includes:
- the LOC125537921 gene encoding heavy metal-associated isoprenylated plant protein 7 — protein MGEEEKKPKEEEKPKEEEAKKEEKPKEGEEEKPKDDKPKEGEGEGEKPKEEEAAPPPPPPPPEEVVMRVYMHCEGCARKVKKILKRFDGVEDVIADSKAHKVVVKGKKAAADPMKVVERVQKKTGRKVELLSPLPPPPEEKKEEEKKEEPEPPKPEEKKEPTVISVVLKVHMHCEACAQAIKKRIEKMKGVQSADPDLKASEVTVKGVFEEVKLAEYVHKRTGRHAAIIKSEPVAPAEKAGEGDAKDEKKAAEGGEEKKDDKEEKKDDKDGAADEKKEEKDKEDGGAGGEEKEKEKDPGAIAAANLYMHYPQFAFPGGYYPPRPGYAAYPPPPAYPPYPPQIFSDENPNACSVM, from the exons ATGGGTGAG GAGGAGAAGAAGcccaaggaggaggagaagcccaaggaggaggaggcgaagaaggaggagaagcccaaggagggggaggaggagaagCCCAAGGACGACAAGCCcaaggagggggagggggagggggagaagcccaaggaggaggaggcggcgcccccgccgccgccgccgccgccggaggagGTCGTGATGCGCGTCTACATGCACTGCGAGGGCTGCGCCAGGAAGGTCAAGAAGATCCTCAAGAGATTCGATG GGGTAGAGGACGTCATTGCCGACTCCAAGGCACACAAGGTGGTTGTGAAGGGAAAGAAGGCTGCCGCCGACCCGATGAAGGTGGTGGAGCGTGTTCAGAAGAAGACGGGCCGCAAGGTGGAGCTCCTCTCGCCGTTACCGCCGCCTccggaggagaagaaggaagaggagaagaaggaggaaCCTGAGCCGCCGAAACCTGAAGAGAAGAAGGAG CCAACGGTGATCTCCGTGGTGCTGAAGGTGCACATGCACTGCGAGGCCTGCGCGCAGGCGATAAAGAAGAGGATCGAAAAGATGAAAG GAGTGCAATCTGCAGACCCAGACCTGAAGGCGTCTGAAGTGACGGTGAAGGGCGTGTTTGAGGAGGTCAAGCTGGCTGAGTACGTGCACAAGCGCACCGGCAGGCATGCGGCCATTATCAAGTCCGAGCCGGTTGCCCCGGCCGAGAAGGCCGGCGAAGGCGACGCCAAGGATGAGAAGAAGGCAGCCGAAGGCGGCGAAgagaagaaggacgacaaggaggagaagaaggacgacaaggatGGCGCTGCAGACGAGAAGAAAGAGGAGAAAGACAAGGAGgatggcggcgccggcggcgaggagaaggagaaggagaaagaCCCCGGCGCCATCGCCGCAGCCAACCTCTACATGCACTACCCGCAGTTCGCGTTCCCGGGAGGGTACTACCCGCCGAGGCCGGGGTACGCCGCCTACCCTCCGCCGCCGGCCTACCCGCCGTACCCGCCGCAGATCTTCAGCGACGAGAACCCGAACGCCTGCTCCGTCATGTAA